In the Populus trichocarpa isolate Nisqually-1 chromosome 8, P.trichocarpa_v4.1, whole genome shotgun sequence genome, aaaaggataaaaaaataataattaaaagaatgaggatcaaatgtgacataaaaataaatgagggGACAACTTATGATCTTGAACtaaagagtgaaattgaagaaaaaatcaaattcacaaaagaatccaaaaacaaaataaaaaaaagcaagaatcatatttaaaaacactacaaatcaaaattacagaTCCAATAatggaattaaaataaatgaattttgacagaaaaattaataacaaaaattagaaataagaaaaagaggATCGaagttgaaaaattattaattaataaaataattctgaaattttgaaagaccaacatgaattttaaaggaaaaagaaataaaagataaaacaaaaaaaaataagtatgatTATACTTGCAGTTGTTTATATATGATTATTTATAGTTAAGATGAGTATAAATAATAAGGCAAAGCAGAATAAGAAAGTccaacaatcaaaatcaaaattatgattatacTTTTTAGAAAGTGCAGTTGTTTATATATAGGTCTAGAGTCTataacatccataaaaaaattaaatagagaaTTAAAGAGTGCGgtcaacttttaaaatattgttgttaggaaaataattgttaaagaaaataaatatctatcGGAAAAATATAgctattagaaaaataatttgtaggagtttaaaaaatttatgattttagtttaagagctaaaaaataaattattattgaagataaaaagtttaaaaaatatagacgTTGTCTTGCGTACAAGAAGGGCAATGTAAGTTTTCCTCTTggttaacctaattttttacgCGCAAGTCTATCATCTTTTCCATTTGATTACAAGCCCATATTATAATTCACTATATAAACACCGGAAAAAaagatcttgtttttttaatttgaaattaaaaatttattaggtttaaatactttaattttttaaaatgagaagatgttatcttttcaatgtggaataaaaattttataagataacttctcaaaatatattaaattatattatttccaGCATGATTTTCTCTAATTATAAACTTACCACTTACAAATAAGAGTATaaagtcaattttaaaatcttcatataaggccccgtttgtttgctgaaaagtaattttcttttggaaagtgaattctgggaaagtgaatttcagaaaagtaaattatttttcgatgtttggtattgtaatggaaaataagttggaaaacactttccagtgtttggttatgtcatgaaaaatgagctggaaaataacttattaatgttttatttttttcaagtttattaaaataatgaggaacaaatcttacaaattaaaaagttgaatgagaatgaaattgaaaaaaaatatattttcataaattatctcaaataaaataaatattaatcaaaataataagatcaaatctaaaaaataaaaaaaattaaaagatgaagaaattaaaataataataataaaaatttcataaattatttcaaataaaataagtaacaatcaaaagaatgaggaacaaatttgatagataacaaatttcaattaaaatatgataagggaaaagcaaaataaaaataagaacaaaagttaatataaaaattaaattctaagagatgaaattgaaaaacaaatatttaaaacaaaatatatatagcaatcaaaagtttgaggaccaaatttgatataatcagcaaataatataacatttctaaatttttcacaacttccggaaagtgttttccgcaaaaaataaaaggaaaaacacttttctggaaactaagccaaatttttctttgattggaaagtattttttgctgaccaacttttttaatgataaataaacataaaaaaatttaaaaaataattttttaaaaactacttttcataAAATGTTACACCATATAATAACAGAAAAGTTCCGAGCACACATTAGTTGTTGTTAAATGTCTACCGTATAAATAGAACTTAACTTCCGTCAATACCAACTTAACTTCTGAGCACACGTTAGTTGACGTTAGTTttccattttattattatttgttaattagatTCATCAAGCGCTACTTTGGCTTTATTTGAACGTTTATTTACATGCTTACTAAATTTTGACATCCTAGCATCACgtgcaaagaaaaaattactcgAGAACCAAAAATTGCAATTTGTTCTCTCTTAGctgattattatttatatactgGAGTAAATTATAAACCAGTCCTTGTATTTCTACTACATAAAACATTCAATCCTTTTAGTCTTGAAAATAATTAACCGATCTTTCCATCATACTCAACCGTCAAGTTGTTAACAAAAACTAACGGAAAGCTCTATTCCATCTCAACATTTCACAAACAAAAGATTATCAGATGGACtcagttataaaaaaaattgaacaatacaaaagttatttaattactttcacATTAACGGCTAGATTAATcttgtttgagagtgtagttgtgattgttttttaaagtgttttttatgttgaaatacatcaaaatgatattctttaaaaattatttttaagatcagcacatcaaaatgatccaaaatataaaaaaatattaatttttagcaaaaaaaatttttcgaattttttaaaaacgcaaGTTGGCCCGCGTTTCCAAATGATCTCAAGTGTTCATAGCATtacaatggattttttttaaaatttaaaatatatttttttatttaaaattaattttttaatttttttttaatgtattgatgttaaaaataaattttaaaaataaataaattattttaatatatttaaaaataaaaaaaatacttttcgaACGGCAACCAAGCGATGGGTTTGGTAAGAGATCCCTAGACGGTCAAGTCACCCGCCCGCCCACCCACTAAGGACTAAGAAGTAAATCCAGCTGGCTGCTATCGAAATAATAATGGAGCGGGCCGCCAATCCTATGAATCTGGATGATCGAAAAAAGTGACTGCAGAAAAAATGGATGTTCCGGTGATTAGGTTTCCGACTATAACTCTGATGGTGAGAGTAATCGGAGTGTTGGTGGCTGCTTTCGTTCTAATTTGGACCTTCCATTTCAGAGGAGGCTTGGCTCTTTCATCTGATAACAAAAGCCTCAtcttcaatgtaaaaaaaaccctaaaattctATTCTCAATCAGCCATTGTCTTCTTAATTTTGGTATTCTAATAGCCTTGCTCCTCACAGGTGCATCCTGTTCTTCTGGTGATTGGTCTTGTTCTCTTGAATGGTGAAGGTAATTCCTTTTACtcatttacttttttcttttactgagaataattatttcaattccatagcttgtaaatatttaatgtAGAAATAGCTTGATTTGGATGAATATGTTCTCCTTTCTTTATGGATCTCACGGAATGGCGCGAAAGGATCTATATGCCGACCCAACTAGTGAAGGAATAAGGCTATGTTGAATCGTTGTCGTTGTTGTTGAACGTAAACAAATGCTGATAGATTTTAGGTGTTCTAGAAGTTAGAAATGGTAAGAATTGTTTGCTTGAATGTGGAAAAATAGGCAGTTGGAGAAATGTAACATGGCTAGCTTGTTCTGCTTGGTGCAGCGATGCTAGCTTACAAGACTGTATCAGGAACTAAAAGTTTCAGAAAGATAGTGCATCTGACAATGCAATCTATGGCATTTTGTTTAAGCACAATAGGAGTCTGGGCTGCTTATAAGTTCCACAGTGAGAAGGGTGTTGATCATTTCTACACTCTGCATTCATGGCTGGGCTTAACTTGTTTATTCCTCTTTGGTACTCAGGTttgcgctctctctctctctctcccttccctcccttctttgtttttgaataGCTTCATTGGTCATGCTGGACCAGTTATATATAGTAGCACAACCATTTGTGCATATATCCAGtgccttttttttgttcttcttgttgAGTGTTAAGAACCCcggacataatttttttttttataacttcttATGATTTTGCTTGTCTCTGTACAGTGGGCTGCTGGCTTTTACACGTTTTGGTATCCTGGTGGTTCAATAAACAGTAGAGCTGCTCTACTTCCCTGGCATGTATTCTTCGGGATTTATATATATGCACTTGCTGTTGCCACTACTGCCACAGGAATTCTAGAGAAAGCTACATTCTTGCAAATGCACAACATAACATCGCCCTACTCCACTGAGGCATATTTGGTGAATTCCCTGGGTATGCTGGTTGTTGTTCTTGGTGGTTGTGTAATACTTGCCATAGTTACACCTATGAGTGCTAAAGGTGATGCTCTTAGAACACAAGAGTATCAAATGCAATATCCTTCTGTGTAATTACAGACAAGTGTTATTGTTGTAGAATGATTCTTTCAAGAGTGACTTTGGTCTGTTTAGCGGAGTATCTTTGTTGGCCAATCATTTGGGTGTGTTGGATGGAAGGTTGAATCTGAAAAATAAGAGCATGTTGATGAGGTTACTGAAAACGTTTATTGCAAAAGGTCTTCTAAGCCAATGATAAGCCAACTCTGACCCTGACTGGGAAGTCTCTGTGCAGACCATTAATGGCCTCTTCCTCCTAGTACAAGTTCAAGCAGTTGGAACAGGGGTCCCTTTGAAGGAGAGTTCAGTGGGTCAtatactttgttttttcctaCCTCACTGTTTGTCACTCATATTTTGTCACTTAAACTCGTTTACATAATGAATGGACGGTGTTACATGCTTGGGCAAACAACAAATATAgcacaggtaaaaaaaaattctctctttttttttgttattttttttaatctccctGTCAATTGAATCACCCCTAAGTCGAGGCTACTGAGAAAAAACCATCAAGCAATTCCTTCATTACAATAACACCATTTGGCAATGTGGATGAACAAGTGCCCACCCCCGATGCAACCGAGGGAAGAGCGACAACAACAGCATAATTATCCTATAATCTATAATCTATATTATTATCATGTAATCCTTTTCTATACTATTAACTTCTCATTTTAgtgatattttcatttcttacGTCCCCGGCTATAGGACTAGTAGCAAGCTATTGTgttgtcggttttttttttatatatatatttattaactgTTAATAGTTAATTGATAAATTGCTAATTAATCTacaacccagaaaaaaaaaatctacaagaTAGCAGATTTCAAAAAGATTTCAGAAAACACCTTCTGAGCCGCgataaaagatttcaaaaagaCCTTCCAAACTACAATACCGCAAAAGGGGGAGTTTTTTCCAGCCATTTTAACTGCAATTGCAAAATGTTTTGAACTATACGAGTAGATCAAATTCAGAAAGTTTCAGAAATATGATAAAGACATTTGGAAAAATTGAAGGAATGGGGCATACTTGGTATAGCTTGATCTCTGACTTGTCAAAACCTGGTA is a window encoding:
- the LOC7483923 gene encoding uncharacterized protein LOC7483923, which translates into the protein MATPVSPSLAPLLLFARISGLLAAALVISWALVFKSSFLPQSTSQEDLIYAVLHPLLMVNGFILISGEAILVHKWLPGSRGFKKSVHLCLQGLALACGIFGIWTKFHGNDGIVANFFSLHSWMGLICISLFGAQWLMGFMSFWHRGEMRAVRITVLPWHIFLGLYTYGLAVATAETGLLEKITFLQTKKDVSKHSPESMVVNSLGLSLALLSGIIILAAVSPGYQSFRSELTYSESKKLMTSKKVTAEKMDVPVIRFPTITLMVRVIGVLVAAFVLIWTFHFRGGLALSSDNKSLIFNVHPVLLVIGLVLLNGEAMLAYKTVSGTKSFRKIVHLTMQSMAFCLSTIGVWAAYKFHSEKGVDHFYTLHSWLGLTCLFLFGTQWAAGFYTFWYPGGSINSRAALLPWHVFFGIYIYALAVATTATGILEKATFLQMHNITSPYSTEAYLVNSLGMLVVVLGGCVILAIVTPMSAKGDALRTQEYQMQYPSV